A genomic stretch from Sulfobacillus thermosulfidooxidans includes:
- the prfA gene encoding peptide chain release factor 1, protein MDDTTRARLEAAKAHYHEVQEVLSDPQVASNPELLRKYAQELAQWEDVVNHYASYLSLSEELETLKEMAREDTDERGWLEQEMDKTRQQLDRVEQEIQRLLTPSDPNDSKNVIMEIRAGAGGEEAALFAADLFRLYVRYAERHGWKTELLSVNETDIGGYKEIIFMIEGAGAFSHLKFERGVHRVQRVPVTEAGGRIHTSTVTVAVLPEVEEVEVNIDPDDLRIDTMRSSGAGGQHVNKTESAVRITHIPTGIVVSCQDEKSQLKNRDKAMKVLRARLKNLYDSTQAKEIADERRQQVGTGDRSERIRTYNFPQGRVTDHRVGITLHQLEEVLDGDIEEIIAALQAQEQEERLHQES, encoded by the coding sequence ATGGATGATACGACGCGGGCGCGATTAGAGGCAGCCAAGGCGCATTATCACGAGGTCCAGGAAGTCTTGTCAGATCCTCAAGTTGCGTCGAATCCTGAGCTGTTACGGAAGTATGCTCAGGAATTAGCCCAATGGGAGGACGTCGTCAATCATTATGCGTCCTATTTATCGCTAAGTGAGGAGTTAGAAACTCTTAAAGAAATGGCGCGTGAAGACACCGATGAACGGGGTTGGTTGGAACAGGAAATGGATAAGACCCGCCAACAATTAGATCGCGTCGAACAAGAGATTCAGCGCCTCTTAACGCCTTCTGATCCCAACGATTCCAAAAATGTCATTATGGAAATCCGCGCGGGCGCCGGGGGCGAAGAAGCGGCATTATTCGCCGCTGATTTGTTTCGTCTTTATGTTCGGTATGCTGAGCGTCATGGATGGAAAACCGAGTTATTATCGGTAAATGAGACGGATATCGGTGGATATAAAGAAATTATCTTTATGATTGAAGGGGCTGGAGCATTTAGCCATCTTAAATTTGAACGGGGTGTGCACCGTGTTCAGCGCGTTCCGGTCACTGAGGCTGGTGGACGCATCCATACATCAACTGTGACGGTCGCTGTTTTGCCAGAGGTCGAAGAAGTCGAAGTAAACATTGATCCCGATGATTTGCGTATTGATACGATGCGTTCAAGTGGAGCAGGTGGGCAGCATGTTAACAAGACCGAGTCAGCGGTCCGGATTACTCATATCCCGACCGGCATTGTTGTTTCGTGTCAAGACGAAAAATCCCAATTAAAAAATCGGGATAAGGCGATGAAGGTTTTGCGGGCCCGTCTTAAGAACCTCTATGATTCGACACAAGCTAAAGAAATCGCCGATGAGAGACGTCAGCAGGTAGGAACTGGCGATCGCTCTGAACGCATTCGCACCTATAATTTTCCTCAAGGTCGGGTAACTGATCACCGTGTCGGCATTACCTTACACCAGCTTGAAGAAGTCTTAGATGGGGATATCGAAGAAATTATTGCGGCATTACAAGCTCAAGAACAAGAAGAACGGTTACACCAAGAATCATGA
- the atpH gene encoding ATP synthase F1 subunit delta yields MTDQRAVKPYARALFELARDNQLVEQIQHDLDFVIQTIEGSKDLQGFLYHPQVSHEAKRETLKRIFADNVHPLVLQFLQLVMDKGREHLLAGICDEFNKLVEIDHGIVEAHVESAIPLTPEQQAQFAERLGHTMGKKIKVIAHVNPALIGGAVIRVGDRVLDGSVLRRMEILGERLRGNGGGVVLEH; encoded by the coding sequence ATGACCGATCAACGTGCCGTCAAACCCTATGCCAGAGCGTTATTTGAGCTCGCCCGGGACAATCAATTGGTTGAGCAGATCCAGCATGACTTGGATTTCGTGATTCAAACGATTGAAGGCTCAAAGGATTTGCAAGGGTTCTTGTATCATCCCCAAGTGTCTCATGAAGCCAAACGGGAAACGCTGAAACGGATTTTTGCGGATAATGTCCACCCATTGGTTCTGCAATTTCTCCAATTGGTCATGGACAAGGGACGCGAGCATCTTTTGGCGGGAATTTGTGACGAATTTAACAAACTCGTAGAAATCGATCACGGCATTGTGGAAGCGCACGTAGAAAGCGCCATCCCACTCACCCCCGAACAACAAGCCCAATTTGCAGAGCGTCTTGGGCACACTATGGGTAAAAAGATCAAGGTCATTGCCCATGTGAATCCGGCATTAATTGGCGGTGCGGTGATCCGTGTTGGTGACCGGGTGTTGGATGGCAGTGTTCTAAGGCGTATGGAAATCTTGGGAGAGCGCCTGCGAGGAAACGGAGGAGGGGTAGTCCTTGAGCATTAA
- a CDS encoding peptidoglycan-binding protein, with translation MGNFAGQLPRVPFGSRVLRLKRPLLTGTDVKVFQRLYNTLLELMNPPNGPMGSRIPITGVFDRESQKAAANIQSYFGICVDGIVGPQTYRVMGQDNHAYGGPAFGSRHLTAGITGGDVIVLQNRLNCLRYAVTLNQAATGDFDTPTSQAVLAFQGDNIVYRHWDIAFDGNVGPDTFDILWITAITGGRTLHEGVNGFDTVGLQVILQNLGFYPGRIDGYFGSLTRHAVKHFQEAFGITADGICGPQTFYALGRSNPVFWYSADAFPKGRIESLSHIQVISSTIDPVNGDQNPYGVLLAPNTFDDANTILKHGDLLVSNINNANGVMGLGSTLERIVNGRSERFFAGAMAPIAISTSNLGATWIADYGFAPDGSQGVVQVISPDGTLFSGGDIHRDLFDGPWGMQFNFGEFYGLPVAFFSTNVLSGTIDRFTEFHPPDFNADSVTLQIGSGFAHVGTNINTVFGPQGMIWLPMGDALYIADGADNSISVLAPVSTTHRDLGSGLKIYQGPPLNKPAGLGFNPENGNLIAVNQGDNRAIEINPRTGQLVSARLLDKTPVNPVTGAGSALFGVYVALDDNGELLVYFTNDNTNTVNVLTR, from the coding sequence ATGGGAAATTTTGCGGGCCAATTGCCGCGTGTACCTTTTGGTTCTCGCGTACTGCGGCTAAAAAGACCCCTCTTGACCGGTACTGATGTCAAAGTGTTTCAACGCCTTTATAATACGTTGTTAGAGCTCATGAACCCGCCAAATGGGCCAATGGGTTCCCGAATTCCTATTACGGGGGTTTTTGACCGCGAAAGTCAAAAGGCTGCAGCGAATATACAAAGTTATTTTGGAATTTGTGTGGACGGCATCGTGGGACCCCAAACTTATCGGGTCATGGGTCAAGACAATCATGCGTATGGCGGCCCTGCCTTTGGCTCGCGTCATCTCACAGCCGGAATCACAGGAGGCGACGTCATCGTTCTTCAAAATCGCCTCAATTGTCTTCGCTATGCCGTTACCCTTAACCAAGCTGCGACAGGCGATTTTGATACGCCGACCTCGCAAGCGGTGCTAGCGTTTCAAGGAGACAACATTGTCTATCGGCACTGGGATATCGCTTTTGACGGAAACGTAGGACCAGACACTTTTGATATTTTATGGATTACTGCCATCACCGGAGGAAGAACTTTACACGAGGGTGTCAATGGTTTTGACACGGTAGGATTGCAAGTCATTCTACAAAATCTGGGATTTTATCCCGGGCGCATCGATGGCTATTTTGGCTCACTCACCCGCCATGCTGTCAAACACTTTCAAGAAGCATTTGGCATTACCGCGGATGGCATATGCGGTCCTCAAACCTTTTACGCACTAGGGCGTTCTAACCCCGTATTTTGGTATTCTGCTGACGCCTTTCCCAAAGGACGCATTGAAAGCCTCTCCCACATTCAGGTCATTTCATCAACGATTGATCCGGTCAATGGCGATCAAAATCCTTATGGCGTGTTATTGGCTCCCAATACCTTTGATGATGCCAACACTATACTGAAACACGGCGACCTCTTGGTGTCCAATATCAACAATGCCAATGGCGTTATGGGTCTTGGGAGCACGTTGGAGCGTATTGTTAATGGCCGTTCTGAGCGTTTTTTTGCCGGCGCGATGGCGCCCATTGCTATCTCGACCTCCAATCTCGGCGCGACATGGATTGCGGACTATGGCTTTGCACCCGATGGCAGCCAAGGTGTGGTGCAAGTCATTTCTCCCGATGGGACCCTATTTTCCGGCGGCGATATTCATCGTGATCTTTTTGATGGTCCGTGGGGTATGCAATTTAACTTCGGCGAATTTTATGGACTGCCGGTTGCGTTCTTTTCCACCAACGTCCTTTCTGGTACTATCGACCGATTCACCGAGTTCCACCCGCCCGACTTTAACGCAGATTCCGTCACCCTGCAAATTGGATCAGGTTTTGCCCATGTCGGGACCAATATCAATACCGTGTTTGGCCCTCAAGGCATGATTTGGCTTCCCATGGGCGATGCGCTTTATATTGCTGACGGTGCTGACAACAGCATTTCTGTTTTGGCTCCCGTCAGCACAACCCATAGGGATTTGGGTTCAGGACTGAAAATTTATCAAGGGCCTCCATTAAACAAGCCGGCAGGACTCGGGTTCAATCCCGAAAATGGGAACCTAATCGCCGTGAATCAAGGTGATAACCGGGCAATTGAGATCAATCCGCGTACGGGACAACTCGTCTCGGCACGCCTATTGGATAAAACACCTGTGAATCCTGTCACCGGAGCAGGTTCCGCGCTCTTTGGTGTATATGTAGCCTTAGACGATAACGGCGAACTGCTCGTTTATTTCACCAACGATAATACCAATACGGTCAACGTTCTAACGCGTTAA
- a CDS encoding SLC13 family permease — protein MTEAQISLGALALLYVFLIGDWFHRAWAALGVAALLVLLHVITLREALSSIDINTISLLLGMMVLVGLLGQAGLFFRFGLKARQIARGEPWRLLWVFFILTAVISAFLDNVTTILLLSPALFRAAEGMDLDPVPFLMAMVAASNLGGLSTLIGDPPNILIGTAANLSFNAFIAMLGLPAMILLVGVALTLPWRLKWEKNPQAIVVDPYQVPGEFPLANRLIPLLGVLALVLMAFVLQRVIHMSSGEIAIGGAVLGLIVAGPRVGRFWTMVDWGTLGFFVGIFVLVGALEHGGVISHIARFLANQQLGNGLALIILLGSAILSALVDNVPLVAAMIPLIRNLLHLHPGYGMELWVALAMGAAIGGNATIIGASANVVAQGLAQERGYSLNFRRYLPFGLQVFAVTLILGTLYIALLG, from the coding sequence ATGACGGAAGCGCAAATTTCTCTGGGGGCTCTCGCGCTATTATATGTTTTCTTAATTGGCGATTGGTTTCACCGGGCTTGGGCGGCATTGGGCGTTGCGGCTCTTTTAGTCTTGTTGCATGTCATTACCCTTCGAGAAGCTTTGTCTTCTATAGATATCAATACGATTAGTTTGCTTCTGGGCATGATGGTCTTGGTCGGTCTTTTAGGACAGGCCGGATTATTTTTTCGCTTTGGGTTAAAGGCGCGCCAGATTGCCCGGGGTGAACCGTGGCGGCTTTTATGGGTCTTTTTTATTCTCACTGCGGTGATTTCAGCATTTTTGGATAACGTGACGACCATTCTATTATTGTCTCCGGCTTTGTTTCGCGCGGCAGAAGGGATGGATTTAGATCCTGTACCTTTTTTGATGGCCATGGTGGCTGCTTCTAATTTGGGCGGACTCTCGACCCTCATTGGGGACCCACCAAATATTCTTATTGGTACCGCAGCCAATTTATCCTTTAATGCCTTTATTGCCATGTTGGGTCTACCGGCTATGATTTTACTCGTCGGAGTCGCTCTGACTTTGCCTTGGCGGTTAAAATGGGAAAAAAACCCGCAAGCCATCGTGGTTGACCCTTACCAAGTACCGGGCGAATTTCCCTTAGCCAATCGGTTAATTCCCTTGTTGGGGGTTTTAGCCTTAGTCCTTATGGCTTTTGTTCTTCAACGCGTGATCCATATGAGCTCAGGCGAAATTGCCATCGGTGGCGCGGTGCTAGGTCTTATCGTGGCGGGACCAAGGGTCGGACGATTTTGGACAATGGTAGACTGGGGAACCCTGGGCTTTTTTGTGGGCATTTTTGTCTTGGTGGGGGCTTTAGAACATGGCGGAGTCATTAGTCATATTGCCCGGTTTTTAGCAAATCAGCAATTAGGCAATGGGCTTGCCCTTATTATTTTATTGGGGAGTGCCATATTATCAGCCCTTGTGGATAACGTGCCATTGGTTGCGGCCATGATTCCTTTAATTCGAAATTTGTTGCATCTCCATCCTGGCTACGGAATGGAATTATGGGTCGCTTTAGCCATGGGAGCAGCGATTGGCGGCAATGCTACGATTATTGGTGCATCAGCTAATGTTGTGGCGCAAGGTCTGGCACAGGAACGGGGCTACTCGTTAAATTTTCGGCGGTATTTGCCTTTTGGATTACAGGTCTTTGCGGTGACCTTAATTTTGGGAACGCTTTATATTGCTCTGTTAGGGTAG
- a CDS encoding AtpZ/AtpI family protein produces MALSIQLVFSVIIGVLLGQWLDRVLHTAPLFTVLGVLLGIGAGMYGVYHLARVLLK; encoded by the coding sequence ATGGCGCTGTCGATTCAACTGGTCTTTTCCGTCATCATTGGAGTGCTTCTAGGGCAATGGCTTGATAGGGTGCTGCACACTGCGCCACTTTTTACAGTGCTGGGTGTCCTCTTAGGTATAGGAGCTGGTATGTATGGAGTTTACCACCTGGCTCGGGTTCTCCTAAAGTGA
- the rpiB gene encoding ribose 5-phosphate isomerase B, translating into MRIAVGADHAGWPLKETLVNYLIDKGWDVEDFGTFGPESVDYPDYANKVALAVANGDAERGLLICGSGQGMCIVANKTQGVRASLAHDVVSARLARQHNDANVLTMGARFVAPELAEEILSVWLDTPYEGGRHARRLEKIEQIERRNL; encoded by the coding sequence ATGCGAATCGCCGTAGGCGCAGATCATGCGGGATGGCCTTTAAAAGAAACGCTCGTGAACTATTTGATCGATAAGGGCTGGGATGTTGAAGATTTCGGGACGTTTGGTCCTGAATCTGTGGATTATCCCGATTATGCTAACAAGGTGGCGTTAGCTGTAGCCAATGGCGATGCCGAACGCGGGTTACTGATTTGTGGTAGCGGACAAGGCATGTGCATTGTGGCCAATAAAACCCAAGGGGTGCGAGCCTCATTAGCGCATGATGTAGTATCTGCCCGTTTGGCTCGCCAGCATAATGATGCCAATGTTTTAACTATGGGAGCACGGTTTGTCGCCCCCGAATTGGCAGAAGAAATTTTATCAGTATGGCTGGACACGCCATACGAAGGGGGACGTCATGCACGGCGCCTAGAGAAAATCGAGCAAATTGAGCGCCGAAATCTTTAA
- the atpE gene encoding ATP synthase F0 subunit C — MSSHDILLFIGALAAAGGAIGAGIGNGLVMGRMVEGVGRQPEALGRLLTWALVGVALVEAWPVITFVLFVFTKIG, encoded by the coding sequence GTGAGTTCACACGATATTTTGTTATTCATTGGGGCATTAGCAGCAGCAGGTGGCGCGATTGGTGCCGGTATTGGTAACGGTTTAGTGATGGGACGGATGGTTGAAGGAGTCGGACGTCAACCTGAAGCCTTGGGTCGGCTGTTAACATGGGCTTTAGTGGGTGTAGCGTTGGTTGAAGCGTGGCCGGTTATCACCTTCGTGCTCTTCGTGTTCACCAAAATCGGCTAG
- the rpmE gene encoding 50S ribosomal protein L31, which produces MKDGIHPAYQRTTVTCACGAVYHVGSTKTNLRIEICGQCHPLYTGKQRIVDTGGRVERFKKRYGMK; this is translated from the coding sequence ATGAAGGATGGAATTCACCCGGCGTATCAACGAACCACAGTGACTTGTGCTTGTGGGGCCGTTTATCATGTCGGATCAACGAAAACGAACTTGCGTATTGAAATTTGTGGACAGTGCCACCCTCTATATACCGGGAAGCAGCGAATTGTCGACACCGGCGGACGTGTCGAGCGCTTCAAGAAGCGTTATGGTATGAAATAA
- the atpF gene encoding F0F1 ATP synthase subunit B has translation MSSTSLTLGNMVAGVLQWVILLILLRLYVYKPLLAAMQKRRDNIAKQINDANSLREEAEKLHQEQEALLKQAREDAKTLIAQARREGEEEARKIVEQAQREAQYRQKAALEEIQHERDEALKAIRAQVADLVLMATGKLLERNLNDKDQERYLDQILQDAGQLQ, from the coding sequence GTGTCTAGCACATCTCTAACCTTGGGCAACATGGTCGCCGGAGTTCTACAATGGGTTATTTTGTTGATTCTCTTGCGCCTGTATGTCTACAAGCCGCTTTTGGCCGCGATGCAAAAACGTCGGGATAACATCGCCAAACAAATCAATGATGCCAACAGCTTGCGTGAAGAAGCGGAAAAACTTCATCAAGAACAAGAAGCCTTGTTGAAACAAGCGCGCGAAGATGCCAAGACCTTAATTGCACAGGCGCGCCGCGAAGGCGAAGAAGAAGCCCGAAAAATCGTTGAACAGGCCCAGCGGGAAGCTCAATACCGTCAAAAGGCGGCACTCGAAGAAATTCAGCATGAGCGAGACGAAGCCCTAAAGGCTATTCGTGCCCAAGTCGCTGATCTTGTGTTGATGGCTACTGGCAAACTGCTGGAACGCAATCTCAATGACAAAGATCAAGAGCGTTATCTGGATCAAATTCTACAAGATGCGGGGCAATTACAATGA
- the prmC gene encoding peptide chain release factor N(5)-glutamine methyltransferase has product MKDDWKVLVREAARQLQKAGIDEPYAEAEQLWCAISGTTVTDWLLDRGKMSQGLLQKYQAAISQRSKRVPFHYITGTREFMGLTFHVDPRVLIPRPETEHLVERVLRDASHESLTIVDVGTGSGAIAVSLAHFGSPLWQIIATDVSEEALHVAKDNAKKILSRGEIRFVRSDLLSALKGPIDIVVANLPYVADADNQGQNLMPELSYEPPLALFASDQGLGVIRRLIEQLPAKLASAGCVYLEIGQGQADAVERLFQAQGLQVLQRTKDLAGIDRVVAAKKRDPLWGQEP; this is encoded by the coding sequence ATGAAAGACGATTGGAAAGTACTAGTAAGAGAAGCCGCTCGTCAACTGCAAAAGGCAGGAATTGATGAGCCTTATGCGGAAGCTGAGCAGCTGTGGTGCGCGATATCGGGGACGACTGTGACCGACTGGTTATTAGACCGGGGAAAAATGAGTCAAGGTCTTCTGCAAAAATATCAGGCGGCCATTAGTCAGCGATCTAAGCGTGTTCCCTTTCATTATATTACGGGAACACGAGAATTTATGGGCTTAACGTTTCATGTCGATCCCCGGGTTCTTATACCTCGACCGGAAACCGAACATCTTGTTGAACGGGTTTTGCGAGATGCCTCTCATGAATCGCTAACGATTGTTGATGTCGGTACCGGAAGTGGGGCGATTGCGGTGAGCTTAGCCCATTTTGGATCTCCGTTATGGCAGATTATTGCCACGGATGTGAGTGAAGAGGCTTTGCATGTGGCCAAAGATAACGCCAAGAAAATCCTCTCCCGGGGCGAGATTCGTTTTGTCCGCAGTGATTTATTGTCGGCGTTAAAGGGGCCTATCGATATTGTGGTGGCAAATTTGCCTTACGTGGCAGACGCAGATAATCAGGGTCAAAACCTTATGCCGGAATTATCTTATGAGCCGCCATTAGCTCTTTTTGCCAGCGATCAGGGCCTTGGCGTCATTCGCCGTCTTATCGAACAATTGCCCGCAAAACTGGCGTCTGCAGGATGTGTATACTTAGAAATAGGTCAGGGACAGGCTGATGCTGTGGAAAGGCTGTTTCAAGCGCAAGGACTTCAGGTTTTGCAAAGAACCAAGGATTTAGCGGGGATTGACCGGGTTGTTGCAGCGAAGAAACGGGACCCGCTTTGGGGTCAAGAGCCCTGA
- a CDS encoding L-threonylcarbamoyladenylate synthase, with translation MQTIMLTADQLDKAIEALKQGEVVAFPTETVYGLGADATNEQACQKIFQAKGRPADNPLIVHVLDQEGLEAITQDTVPPTARILIEKFWPGPLTVVVAANDAIPVSVRGGMPTVAVRSPSHLIARKLIKGLGRPIAAPSANRSGRPSPTRAVDVFHDLQGRVPFIIDGGDSFVGLESTIVDCSLPEPVLLRPGFIGLETLESVLGQRVLLPGAHTPHKAPGMKYRHYAPQAPVIWINMREDRRIEETLSHLKQEFDPVALLAPQKWQDYPVSFFRVLGEGVEEVAHELFTGFRELDKKNPGAIVVIWPEDDSGVGLAIANRLGKAASRQVKE, from the coding sequence ATGCAGACCATCATGTTAACGGCAGACCAACTGGATAAAGCGATTGAGGCCTTAAAGCAGGGAGAGGTGGTGGCCTTTCCCACTGAGACCGTTTATGGTCTTGGGGCCGATGCGACCAATGAACAAGCCTGCCAAAAAATATTTCAAGCGAAAGGGCGTCCGGCTGATAATCCGCTTATCGTGCATGTTTTAGACCAAGAGGGTTTAGAAGCCATCACGCAAGATACCGTGCCGCCGACGGCCCGTATTCTCATCGAAAAGTTTTGGCCAGGGCCTTTAACCGTTGTCGTTGCGGCTAATGATGCGATTCCGGTCTCGGTGCGAGGGGGAATGCCAACGGTCGCTGTGAGGTCCCCGAGCCATCTTATTGCCCGGAAATTGATTAAAGGTCTAGGGCGTCCCATTGCGGCGCCGAGTGCGAACCGCTCGGGACGTCCCAGTCCGACTCGCGCCGTAGATGTTTTTCACGATTTGCAGGGACGAGTTCCTTTTATTATCGATGGGGGAGACAGTTTTGTTGGCTTGGAATCGACGATTGTAGACTGTTCGTTACCTGAACCTGTCTTATTGCGTCCGGGGTTTATCGGCTTAGAGACATTAGAATCGGTATTAGGGCAAAGAGTATTATTGCCCGGTGCGCATACACCGCATAAGGCTCCGGGAATGAAATACCGTCATTATGCGCCCCAAGCTCCGGTAATTTGGATTAATATGAGAGAGGATCGCCGTATTGAGGAGACTTTGTCACACCTCAAACAGGAATTTGACCCCGTCGCGCTCTTGGCTCCTCAAAAATGGCAAGATTACCCGGTATCATTCTTCCGAGTATTGGGAGAAGGGGTCGAAGAGGTGGCTCATGAGTTATTTACCGGGTTTCGCGAACTTGACAAGAAGAATCCTGGTGCGATTGTGGTGATATGGCCTGAAGATGATAGCGGAGTAGGGCTTGCTATCGCTAATCGTCTCGGAAAAGCTGCCTCAAGGCAGGTGAAGGAGTAA
- the upp gene encoding uracil phosphoribosyltransferase — translation MLVVVDHPLIKVHITVLRDHMTGTDEFRSRLTALTRLLAFPVLQDLDIIPMTVTTPLAQTTGYKLDKVPVLVPVLRAGLGMVEGFRDVVPNTVVSHLGMYRDHHTLKPIRYYSNFPTSYHDHPVILLDPMLATGGSAVDALDYLKQEGAQNIRVVSIISAPEGIKKVDECHPDVNVFTAQLDEGLNDLGYILPGLGDAGDRQFGTVLD, via the coding sequence ATGTTAGTCGTCGTCGATCATCCGCTGATTAAGGTACACATTACTGTGCTAAGAGACCATATGACGGGAACTGATGAGTTTCGCTCACGTCTAACGGCATTAACGCGATTATTGGCTTTTCCGGTGCTCCAAGATTTGGACATTATACCAATGACAGTGACAACCCCGTTGGCGCAAACTACGGGATATAAGTTGGATAAAGTTCCGGTACTGGTACCGGTTTTGCGTGCTGGTTTAGGGATGGTCGAAGGATTTCGGGATGTGGTTCCCAACACTGTGGTATCTCATCTGGGAATGTACCGCGATCATCATACGCTAAAGCCGATACGGTATTACAGTAATTTCCCGACTTCGTATCATGATCATCCCGTGATTTTGCTCGATCCAATGCTTGCGACGGGAGGATCAGCGGTTGACGCGTTAGATTATTTAAAGCAAGAGGGCGCTCAAAATATTCGTGTGGTGAGTATTATAAGCGCTCCCGAAGGAATCAAAAAAGTCGACGAGTGCCATCCCGATGTCAACGTCTTTACGGCTCAACTGGATGAAGGATTGAATGATCTTGGATATATCCTTCCTGGTCTGGGAGATGCGGGAGATCGTCAATTTGGTACGGTCCTCGACTAA
- a CDS encoding rhodanese-like domain-containing protein yields MAEEITAEELAHRLRHVDPDHPIIVIDVRLGQIGAIPGAKHVPVTDLEDQPWNWDPDAELVVYCQLGKGGSEYAAEVLEEQGYRKVYKLVGGMEAWETYLKEHPQESF; encoded by the coding sequence ATGGCCGAAGAAATCACAGCGGAAGAATTGGCGCATCGCCTAAGGCATGTTGACCCCGATCATCCCATAATTGTTATTGATGTTCGTTTAGGGCAAATTGGCGCCATTCCCGGTGCTAAGCATGTTCCGGTTACGGATTTAGAAGATCAACCATGGAACTGGGATCCCGACGCCGAACTGGTGGTGTATTGCCAGTTGGGCAAAGGGGGCAGCGAATATGCTGCCGAAGTGCTTGAGGAACAAGGGTATCGTAAAGTTTATAAATTGGTCGGCGGCATGGAAGCCTGGGAGACGTATTTAAAGGAGCATCCGCAAGAATCTTTCTAA
- the atpB gene encoding F0F1 ATP synthase subunit A, translated as MNFSLTAFQWPPFITGLLAMLVVLAFGLLAVRNVSTAVPSGAQNLLESALETFQDLVGQMAPKELAPNLTLLSLTLFLLLVVANVLGLLPLPGIGTRWIHSPTAFLSMPAGLAIVIFLLIQWSGIKYKGLGGFLVGWFWKPIPVFGFIVNALEQLVMPVSLAFRLFGNILAGELVLRMTTNLPHDAAGWLVVVLVGTLWLVFSLVISLIQALIFTILTVAYMSIQASSEH; from the coding sequence ATGAATTTTTCATTGACAGCCTTTCAATGGCCGCCCTTTATCACGGGCCTTTTAGCCATGCTGGTCGTACTCGCTTTCGGCCTGCTTGCGGTGCGCAACGTGAGTACAGCGGTGCCATCAGGAGCGCAAAACCTTCTCGAAAGCGCATTAGAAACGTTTCAGGATTTGGTCGGGCAAATGGCACCAAAGGAACTGGCGCCGAACTTAACATTACTTTCGTTAACCTTGTTTCTCCTGCTTGTCGTGGCAAACGTTCTGGGATTATTGCCGCTTCCTGGGATTGGAACACGCTGGATACACTCTCCCACAGCGTTTTTAAGTATGCCAGCCGGCTTGGCTATTGTGATTTTCCTGCTCATTCAATGGTCAGGTATTAAATATAAAGGACTTGGCGGTTTTCTCGTGGGCTGGTTTTGGAAGCCTATACCGGTGTTCGGCTTTATTGTCAATGCACTAGAACAGCTTGTGATGCCTGTCAGTTTGGCATTCCGGTTATTTGGCAATATTTTGGCGGGAGAATTGGTGCTGCGTATGACCACGAACCTGCCGCATGATGCCGCCGGATGGCTTGTTGTGGTACTAGTTGGGACCCTGTGGCTGGTCTTTAGTTTAGTGATTTCCTTGATTCAGGCGTTGATTTTTACGATTCTCACCGTGGCTTATATGAGTATTCAAGCCAGTAGTGAGCATTGA